A stretch of the Acetonema longum DSM 6540 genome encodes the following:
- a CDS encoding hydroxypyruvate isomerase family protein translates to MKKSVCIETIFTEAPLAERFALVKEAGFDYVEFWTWKDKDITTIKELCLQYSLKVASFSGDQDYSLINPDESEKYISFVKESIKTAQYLNCKNLVIHSNALGEGGVVLNGYPEIPDSKKFATIFKVLKDLAPIAEREKVTLVLEALNSKLDHAGNFLNNTIDPASLIKLVNSPYIKVLYDVYHMQIMEGNIIDTLKRYLDVIGYIHIADVPGRHEPGTGEINYVNVMDALKALKYDKVAGYELFPLKSSKEAINAIKSL, encoded by the coding sequence ATGAAGAAATCAGTATGTATTGAGACAATTTTTACTGAAGCTCCTTTGGCAGAAAGATTTGCATTAGTAAAGGAAGCGGGCTTTGACTATGTTGAGTTTTGGACCTGGAAGGATAAGGATATCACCACGATAAAAGAGCTATGCCTGCAATATAGTCTCAAGGTAGCCAGTTTTTCCGGTGATCAGGATTATTCTCTAATCAACCCGGATGAAAGTGAAAAATATATATCCTTTGTCAAGGAATCGATAAAAACGGCCCAATATTTAAACTGCAAAAACCTGGTGATCCACTCGAATGCGCTGGGAGAGGGCGGTGTGGTTTTAAACGGTTATCCTGAAATACCTGATTCTAAAAAATTTGCAACAATCTTTAAGGTGCTGAAGGACTTAGCTCCTATAGCGGAAAGGGAAAAAGTCACACTGGTGTTAGAGGCGCTGAATTCAAAGCTCGATCATGCCGGTAATTTTTTAAATAATACCATAGATCCGGCCAGTCTTATAAAATTAGTAAACTCACCGTACATAAAGGTATTATACGACGTATATCATATGCAGATCATGGAAGGCAATATTATTGATACATTAAAGAGATACCTTGATGTTATTGGCTATATTCATATAGCGGATGTGCCGGGCAGACATGAACCAGGTACCGGGGAAATTAATTATGTAAATGTAATGGATGCACTAAAAGCGCTAAAATATGATAAAGTAGCAGGCTATGAATTGTTTCCTTTAAAAAGCTCCAAGGAAGCGATTAACGCTATAAAGAGCCTTTAG